GAAGAGTTACTTCAGTTTTTTCACCACCAGCTTCTTTCTGTATGAGATCCGTTTGTACACGGTGCGCCTCTTTTAATTCCTCTAACGCTTCTTGTAATTTCGCTTCTGCTTCTGTAAACTCCCCACGCTTCGCGCAATCAATTGCTTCCATTGAACAACTTCTCGCATTTCCCCCATGCAAAATCAAATGAAAAGCTTTCGTCTCTATCGTATCCATTTTCCTTCTTTACTCCCCCTTTTCTTCCGCTACTTTTTGTTTATCCCATATTTTTAAGAACGGTAAATAAATGAAGAATGCAAGCGCAAAGTTAACAAGTTGTAAAACAACGCCTGAAATTTTCCCGCCCGATCCTAAATATCCACTAAAAAGAATAGGTGTCGTCCAAGGTACAGCAGCTCCACTCGGGCGAGCAACTAATCCCCATTCCATTGCAAAGTAAGAAACGATCGTTAACACAACCGGAACTAATATAAATGGAATTAATAAAATTGGGTTCATTACAATCGGCATACCAAAAGTTACCATCTCATTAATATTAAATATACCAGGTGCAATTGACAATCTCCCTAAACTTTTTAATTGCTGACTTCGTGCAAACAATAACATTCCGACAACTAAAGCTAGTGTTGCGCCGGAACCGCCCATATAAATCCATAAATCAAAAAACTGTGCGGTAATCGTATTTGGTACATCTTGCCCCGCTTGGAAAGCAACTCGGTTTTGATCCATTAACGACAACCAAACAGGACTCATTACACCACCAACAATAGTAGCACCATGAATTCCACAAGACCAAAGGACATGAACGAGAATAACTGCTATTATTGCGCCCCAAAGACTAGCACCAAGTACACTAAGTGGTTCCTGCAAAATTTGCCCTACAATATTATGGATACTGCCAAAAGAAGTATTTTCTATAATTAAGCGTACAATCCAAATAACCGTTACAACAATAAATCCTGGAACAAGTGCCGCAAATGAGCGCGTCACGGCTGGTGGAACTGTTTCTGGCATCTTTATAATTATCTTTTTTTGTACAATAAACCGATAAAGTTCAGTAGATATAAGTGCAATAATCATTGCTACAAACAACCCTTGGCTTCCCATTAATGCAGCTGGGATAGCACCTTCTACAAGTACACTCTCTTTTGTACTTGGTATAATATATGCAACTTGAAATGGCGTCACAAGTAAAAACGTCACAAGGGACAATGCTCCGGATGCTAAAGCATCCACTTTATAATATTCCCCAAGCCTGTAAGCGATTCCAAAAACAGCTATTAAAGCCATTATATTAAAAGTCGCACTAACTGGATACCCCAAAGCCCTCTGCCAATTCTCCCCAAACAAACCTGCCATAAAATCATTATAGCCTGGTATTGGTAATGCACTAATAATAAGGAAAAATGATCCAATGATTAAAAAAGGCATCGTTAAAATAATTCCATCTCGAATTGCTTGCAAGTGCCTCTGCTCTGCAACCTTCCCTGCTACCGGCATTACATATTTCTCTAAAAACCGTATCATCTATCCCACTCTCCTCATGGTTTCATTGACAACGCTGCTTGCAAGATAGCTTCCCCATTACAAAGTCCGTAATGGACGGATTGAATTACATCAACAGGTACTCCTTTCCCCTTACATAATTCTTTCATTTTCGGTAATAAATAACGTACTTGTGGCCCAAGTAGCAGTACATCCGCTTCATCAATGTGACTATTTACTTCAGAACCTGATACAGCCCAAATCTTTACCTCTATTCCTCTTGCCTCTGCTGCTTTCTCCATTTTTGTAACAATCAAGCTGGAAGACATTCCCGCTGCACAGCAAAGCAAAATATTCATTCCGCTTCCCTCCCCCTTTTTCTAAACCTAAATTATGGTGCATCCCTTACCACCACTAGGTTACAAATATATATGTCTAGATTTCTAACTGTATGCCGAGCTTAAAAACAAAAATTTCTCGGTTTTCGCGCTATTCCATCTATCAGTATTCTCCTAGTAAAGAGGACTCTAACTCGCTATAATAATTCAGTATGATTTTTTATGATTGATAGGAGGGTATATTTATGAAGGCATATCGCTTTCCACTTATTTTATTATCTTCTATCCTAATTGGTGGTTTCATTGGTTATTTCATGGGTACCGATGCCGTTGCTTTAAAGCCGCTTGGTGACATTTTCTTAAACTTAATGTTTACGATTGTTGTACCGTTAGTGTTCTTTAGCATCGCGTCATCTATTGCTAATATGGATGGATTAAAACGTTTCGGTAAAATTATGTCTAGTATGGCTGGGACTTTCTTATTTACAAGTATTTTAGCTGCTATTTTTATGATTATTGTCGTGAAAGTATTCCCGCCAGCACAAGGTGTTGTATTAGAATTAACACAACCTGACAAAGCTGAAAAAGCTGTTAGCGTTGCAGATCAAATTGTTGGTATTCTAACAGTATCTGACTTCTCGAAGTTACTATCTCGTGAAAATATGTTAGCTCTTATTTTCTTCTCTATTTTAATGGGGATTGCAACTTCAGCAGTTGGTGAAAAAGGAAAACCATTCGCTACATTCTTACAAGCTGGTGCAGAAATTTCAATGAAAGTTGTATCTTTCATTATGTACTACGCTCCAATTGGACTTGCTGCTTACTTCGCAGCATTAGTTGGTGAATTCGGACCACAACTTCTTGGAACTTACTTCCGAGCAGCAATGGTATACTATCCAGCGTCTCTCATTTACTTCTTTGTATTCTTTACGTTCTATGCATACCTTGCAGGTCGCAAGCAAGGTGTACAAGTATTTTGGAAGAACATGGTCTCTCCTACAGTTACATCACTAGCAACTTGTAGTAGTGCTGCTAGTATTCCAGCGAACTTAGAAGCAACGAAGAAAATGGGTATCTCTTCTGATGTTCGTGAAACAGTTATCCTTCTTGGATCTACACTTCATAAAGACGGATCTGTTTTAGGCGGCGTATTAAAAATTGCTTTCTTATTCGGTATTTTCAACATGGAATTCGAAGGACCGAAAACATTAGCAATCGCACTTGTTGTTTCTCTATTAGTAGGAACAGTAATGGGCGCTATTCCAGGCGGCGGTATGATTGGTGAAATGTTAATCGTTTCTCTATACGGATTCCCGCCAGAAGCATTACCAATTATTGCAGCAATTAGTACAATCATTGATCCTCCTGCAACAATGTTAAACGTAACAGCAGATAACGCTTGTGCCGTAATGACAGCTCGCCTTGTAGAAGGTAAGAACTGGATCAAAAACAAATTTGCTTAATAGATAGAAAGAGGATGCTCCTAACGAGCATCCTCTTTTTTTGATGTTAAGCCACTCCGCCACAAATTTGTTAAAATCTTCACAAATATTCCACATCCATTATCCATTCTCCGTACTATAATCATGTATGGAAAAGGAGATGGAAATAATGACTCAAAGCGCACCAGAATTTAAAGTTTTGCAAAGCATTGCATTCCTTGCTGTCGTTTTGCAAAGTTCGTTATTATATACAATGAATCAAGGAAATGTCTTACTTGAGCAATCTCTCATTATGGGCATGCTATTTAACCTTGCAAAATTTTCGGCACCTGCATTCATATTTATCGTTGGATTTCATTTAATTCGTCACTATACAAAGCAATTAGTATACAAAGAATATATTTCTGAAAAAGCCGCACATTTACTCATTCCTTATTTCTTCTGGTCTATTCTTTACTTATTAACAACAAACGATATGATCACATTACAAGGCGGAATAAAAAGTGTATTACTCGGAACGGCTGCACCTCACCTTTGGTACGTAATTATGATGTTCCAAATTCACTTATTGTTCCCTTTGCTGTGCACACTATTTTATTGGTTTCAAAAACGAACAGAAAATAAAAAAGACATATATAAATATATGACCATCTTTGCTTGTCTATATTTCCTCTTAATGTGGTATTCTTCGCACTACATTTTTAATGGAGAGAAATTGACTAGCTCAACCATTTTACATTATACAGATCGTTCCTTCTTCTTCTATTCGTTCTATTTCGTCATGGGAGGAATCGCTGCTGTAGCACTAAAAACATGGCGGCTATTCGTCATGAAACATATCCCGCTTATCACAATCTTATTTTTCATCTTATTTTTATTCATCAATTATGAGTTATTTAGTTTTTACGGCGCAAACTCTATTCATTTAACCGTTTCGACTTATTTAAAACCGTCTATGTTTTTATATATCGTATGCGAAATTATTATACTTTACGTGCTTTCTATTACAATCGTACAGCGACGCGGTTTCTTATATAAAGCTTTACGATTTATCGGGAATTACACGTATGGTGCTTATTTAGCTCACTTTTTCTTCTTGCAACTATGTACAAAGTTTCTTTCTTTATTCACACTGCAAGAAAACACAATATTATATAGCTTATTATTATTTACAATAACGGCTACAATCTCAATTTCAGCAATGGTCCTTTGTAGTACACTACCATTTCATACGTGGATTACAGGACCGTCTCCTAGGGCAACTGTGAGATGGGCGAAGATCGTACTTCGGAAACATCATGAAAAAGTATGTAAACCATATCTTTGATATAATAGAATTCCATACAAGAAAAGAAAGTAGGATACACCTATGATTAATCAAATTGGACAAATTATGTTATATGTAAATAATCAAGATAAAGCCGTACATTTTTGGACTGAGACAGTAGGGTTCCAAATTATTGCAGAAGAAAATAATGGACAAGGATTTCGCTGGATTGAAATTGCGCCAGCAAAAGAAGCAGGAACAAGCATCGTC
This genomic window from Bacillus anthracis str. Vollum contains:
- a CDS encoding PTS sugar transporter subunit IIB — its product is MNILLCCAAGMSSSLIVTKMEKAAEARGIEVKIWAVSGSEVNSHIDEADVLLLGPQVRYLLPKMKELCKGKGVPVDVIQSVHYGLCNGEAILQAALSMKP
- a CDS encoding PTS lactose/cellobiose transporter subunit IIA, whose protein sequence is MDTIETKAFHLILHGGNARSCSMEAIDCAKRGEFTEAEAKLQEALEELKEAHRVQTDLIQKEAGGEKTEVTLLMVHAQDHLMNAITVKELASEFVELYRKMSVTE
- a CDS encoding dicarboxylate/amino acid:cation symporter is translated as MKAYRFPLILLSSILIGGFIGYFMGTDAVALKPLGDIFLNLMFTIVVPLVFFSIASSIANMDGLKRFGKIMSSMAGTFLFTSILAAIFMIIVVKVFPPAQGVVLELTQPDKAEKAVSVADQIVGILTVSDFSKLLSRENMLALIFFSILMGIATSAVGEKGKPFATFLQAGAEISMKVVSFIMYYAPIGLAAYFAALVGEFGPQLLGTYFRAAMVYYPASLIYFFVFFTFYAYLAGRKQGVQVFWKNMVSPTVTSLATCSSAASIPANLEATKKMGISSDVRETVILLGSTLHKDGSVLGGVLKIAFLFGIFNMEFEGPKTLAIALVVSLLVGTVMGAIPGGGMIGEMLIVSLYGFPPEALPIIAAISTIIDPPATMLNVTADNACAVMTARLVEGKNWIKNKFA
- a CDS encoding acyltransferase, producing MTQSAPEFKVLQSIAFLAVVLQSSLLYTMNQGNVLLEQSLIMGMLFNLAKFSAPAFIFIVGFHLIRHYTKQLVYKEYISEKAAHLLIPYFFWSILYLLTTNDMITLQGGIKSVLLGTAAPHLWYVIMMFQIHLLFPLLCTLFYWFQKRTENKKDIYKYMTIFACLYFLLMWYSSHYIFNGEKLTSSTILHYTDRSFFFYSFYFVMGGIAAVALKTWRLFVMKHIPLITILFFILFLFINYELFSFYGANSIHLTVSTYLKPSMFLYIVCEIIILYVLSITIVQRRGFLYKALRFIGNYTYGAYLAHFFFLQLCTKFLSLFTLQENTILYSLLLFTITATISISAMVLCSTLPFHTWITGPSPRATVRWAKIVLRKHHEKVCKPYL
- the celB gene encoding PTS cellobiose transporter subunit IIC codes for the protein MIRFLEKYVMPVAGKVAEQRHLQAIRDGIILTMPFLIIGSFFLIISALPIPGYNDFMAGLFGENWQRALGYPVSATFNIMALIAVFGIAYRLGEYYKVDALASGALSLVTFLLVTPFQVAYIIPSTKESVLVEGAIPAALMGSQGLFVAMIIALISTELYRFIVQKKIIIKMPETVPPAVTRSFAALVPGFIVVTVIWIVRLIIENTSFGSIHNIVGQILQEPLSVLGASLWGAIIAVILVHVLWSCGIHGATIVGGVMSPVWLSLMDQNRVAFQAGQDVPNTITAQFFDLWIYMGGSGATLALVVGMLLFARSQQLKSLGRLSIAPGIFNINEMVTFGMPIVMNPILLIPFILVPVVLTIVSYFAMEWGLVARPSGAAVPWTTPILFSGYLGSGGKISGVVLQLVNFALAFFIYLPFLKIWDKQKVAEEKGE